Proteins from a genomic interval of Candidatus Flexicrinis proximus:
- a CDS encoding response regulator transcription factor — MHAMSQPMTSSAHILVVDDEGPNRYSISKNLQKVGYTVTEASNGSEALEHISQNEFEVVLTDIKMPGMDGVELLRQIRAESPDAVVILMTGYASLPSAVEALRLGAHDYFIKPGSMNDLRAAIARGVDRAKNIRRRRTLLDAIRNDVFELVRTDVETTPAANISMLGAMEGGSVRRWGEEAEPVGTVMQLGPLTVYPGRYQIRVGEREIDLTPTEFDLLLYLGAHSGRVVPCHELVREVRSYSVDEAEAREVIRPHISNLRKKLKDAGQNPDLIVNVRGVGYRLNDRMR, encoded by the coding sequence ATGCACGCAATGTCCCAGCCCATGACGAGTTCTGCACACATCCTGGTCGTGGACGATGAGGGGCCGAACCGTTATTCGATCAGTAAGAACCTGCAAAAGGTTGGATACACGGTTACGGAGGCGTCCAACGGCAGTGAAGCGCTTGAGCATATCTCGCAGAATGAGTTTGAAGTGGTCCTGACCGACATCAAGATGCCGGGGATGGACGGGGTAGAGCTGCTGCGGCAAATCCGGGCTGAGTCGCCGGATGCCGTGGTGATCCTGATGACCGGTTACGCCAGCCTGCCTTCGGCGGTGGAAGCACTGAGGCTTGGCGCGCACGACTACTTCATCAAGCCGGGGTCGATGAACGATCTCCGCGCTGCGATCGCCCGCGGAGTTGACCGCGCCAAGAATATCCGCCGCCGCCGCACGCTGCTCGACGCGATCCGTAACGACGTGTTCGAGCTGGTCCGGACTGACGTCGAAACCACGCCTGCCGCGAACATTTCGATGCTGGGGGCGATGGAAGGCGGCAGCGTCAGGCGGTGGGGTGAAGAAGCCGAGCCGGTCGGGACGGTGATGCAGCTCGGGCCGCTGACGGTTTATCCGGGCCGCTACCAGATCCGGGTCGGCGAGCGGGAGATCGACCTCACGCCGACGGAATTCGACCTGCTGCTGTATCTTGGGGCGCACAGCGGACGGGTTGTCCCGTGCCACGAACTGGTACGCGAAGTCCGGAGCTACAGTGTCGATGAGGCTGAGGCGCGCGAAGTGATCCGGCCGCATATCAGCAACCTGCGCAAAAAACTCAAGGATGCCGGGCAGAACCCGGACCTGATTGTCAATGTCCGCGGCGTCGGGTATCGGCTGAACGACCGCATGCGCTAG
- the tilS gene encoding tRNA lysidine(34) synthetase TilS gives MLAVSGGADSLALLHLYTRLYEALGITLFAATFDHGLRGDAGRGDAAYVMELARAWGVECTLGQGNLDPHAPGVEARARAARYAFLADTARALGAEYVATAHHSDDQAETLLLNLIRGAGSRGLGGMRALSPLPDAPEIMLVRPVLSVRRADLEAYCRSEGIQWREDSTNADVRLRRNWVRLIALPMLSQVNPNLVDTLARTAAVLADEDDFLRQAVKEAAARMSGTDSRQIWVERDAFEAWHPAVQSRMLMEAAARISAEVEPDYAHVRAALALLQGQEGGTVELGKGVEVTADTRFVMVGSGDAPWSSPYPGWWLDGECIQVMSLTMEWPRKDTPQSQLVLAVQVPAGSVMTLRPRRKGDRVYPLGLKGRSQKLKDWLINTKVPRLLRDHLPVITVEDKVVALWNGQDWMGFYPPFEGETIEIAMTIQSPTI, from the coding sequence TTGCTTGCAGTCAGCGGCGGCGCAGACAGTCTGGCGCTGCTTCATCTTTATACGCGCCTGTACGAAGCGCTTGGCATCACCCTGTTTGCAGCGACTTTCGACCATGGGCTGCGCGGCGATGCGGGACGCGGCGATGCCGCGTACGTCATGGAACTGGCGCGCGCGTGGGGCGTTGAGTGTACGTTAGGCCAGGGAAACCTCGACCCGCATGCGCCGGGCGTTGAAGCCCGTGCTCGCGCTGCGCGATATGCGTTTCTGGCCGATACGGCCAGGGCATTGGGAGCAGAATACGTGGCGACCGCGCATCACAGCGATGACCAGGCTGAGACGCTGCTGCTGAACCTCATTCGGGGTGCGGGCAGCCGCGGGCTTGGAGGGATGCGCGCGCTTTCCCCGCTGCCCGACGCGCCGGAAATTATGCTTGTGCGGCCGGTCCTGAGCGTGAGACGAGCTGATCTGGAAGCCTACTGCCGGAGCGAAGGCATCCAGTGGCGCGAGGACTCCACGAATGCCGACGTGCGGCTCCGGCGAAACTGGGTGCGGCTGATCGCGCTGCCGATGTTGAGCCAGGTCAATCCGAACCTGGTAGATACCCTTGCGCGCACAGCCGCGGTTCTCGCCGACGAAGACGATTTCCTCAGACAGGCCGTCAAGGAAGCGGCGGCGCGGATGAGCGGCACCGACAGCCGCCAGATCTGGGTCGAGCGCGACGCATTTGAGGCGTGGCACCCGGCCGTGCAGAGCCGCATGCTGATGGAAGCGGCTGCCCGCATAAGCGCGGAGGTTGAACCGGATTACGCGCATGTCCGCGCGGCACTTGCGCTGCTGCAAGGTCAAGAAGGCGGCACGGTGGAACTAGGTAAAGGTGTCGAGGTGACCGCCGACACGCGGTTTGTCATGGTGGGAAGTGGGGACGCGCCGTGGTCGTCGCCGTACCCGGGGTGGTGGCTGGACGGAGAGTGCATTCAAGTGATGTCATTGACGATGGAGTGGCCGCGCAAGGATACGCCCCAGAGCCAGCTTGTGCTGGCGGTTCAAGTCCCTGCGGGTTCGGTGATGACCCTTCGTCCACGGCGCAAAGGCGACCGTGTTTACCCTTTGGGGCTAAAAGGGAGATCGCAGAAGCTCAAAGACTGGCTCATTAACACTAAGGTGCCACGGCTGCTGCGCGATCATCTGCCCGTGATCACGGTGGAAGACAAGGTTGTTGCATTGTGGAACGGTCAAGACTGGATGGGTTTCTATCCCCCATTTGAGGGAGAAACGATTGAGATTGCTATGACAATTCAATCACCGACAATATAA
- a CDS encoding rod shape-determining protein produces the protein MLSPLDYIFGLFSLDLGIDLGTANTLVAVRGKGIVINEPSFVAIDKKTNLPLEVGARAKEMWSKNPKNILIVRPLRDGVISEFEVTESMLDHLIRKAHEQTWVPIPRPRVVIGIPSGVTEVEKRAVYDAAINSGAREAFLIEEPVAAAVGAGLPVQETRGSMMIDIGGGTTEVAVFSLGGVVISRSIRVAGDEMDEDVVQYMRTKHNLLIGEPSAERVKIEIGSAYPLPQERVYPVKGRNLVTGLPATVEVSSVEIREALSGSANIIIDTVKDALDDTPPELISDLIESGICMSGGGSQLKGLAARLQDELGIRVYVADDPMTCVARGAARVLEDYNNLRRLLVSSSRGSTQH, from the coding sequence GTGTTAAGTCCGCTCGATTATATCTTCGGCCTATTTTCACTCGACCTCGGGATTGACCTCGGCACGGCCAATACCCTCGTCGCTGTGCGTGGTAAGGGCATCGTCATCAACGAGCCTTCATTCGTCGCGATTGATAAGAAAACCAATCTCCCGCTCGAAGTGGGCGCCCGCGCGAAAGAGATGTGGAGCAAGAACCCGAAAAACATCCTGATCGTGCGTCCGCTGCGCGACGGCGTCATCAGCGAGTTCGAAGTCACTGAATCGATGCTCGATCACCTGATCCGTAAGGCGCACGAACAAACCTGGGTTCCTATCCCCCGTCCGCGGGTTGTCATCGGCATACCCAGCGGCGTCACTGAAGTGGAAAAACGCGCGGTCTATGACGCCGCCATAAACTCCGGCGCGCGCGAGGCTTTCCTGATCGAAGAACCTGTAGCCGCAGCCGTGGGTGCCGGGCTTCCCGTCCAGGAAACGCGCGGCAGCATGATGATTGACATCGGCGGCGGCACTACCGAAGTCGCGGTCTTCTCGCTCGGCGGTGTGGTCATCAGCCGCAGCATCCGCGTCGCTGGCGACGAAATGGACGAAGATGTCGTTCAGTACATGCGCACAAAGCACAATCTGCTCATCGGAGAACCCTCGGCGGAGCGCGTCAAAATCGAAATCGGCTCGGCCTACCCGCTCCCGCAGGAGCGCGTCTATCCGGTCAAGGGACGTAACCTCGTCACCGGGCTACCGGCCACGGTCGAGGTCAGTTCGGTCGAAATCCGCGAGGCGCTCTCAGGGTCCGCCAATATCATTATCGACACCGTCAAGGATGCCCTCGACGATACTCCGCCTGAACTCATTTCCGACCTGATCGAGTCGGGGATATGTATGAGTGGCGGCGGAAGCCAGCTCAAAGGGCTGGCCGCGCGCCTGCAAGATGAACTCGGCATCCGCGTCTATGTTGCCGACGATCCGATGACCTGTGTCGCTCGCGGCGCCGCGCGTGTTTTGGAGGATTACAACAACCTTCGACGCCTGCTGGTCAGTTCGAGCCGGGGAAGCACCCAGCACTAG
- the mreC gene encoding rod shape-determining protein MreC, translating to MRRRSTGVRLPFFGLLLALCIGLIVLSGGGGLDALRGIVEIPFNFLAGLVNQTSSGVEQLTNPQRTYEELAQYAADLETTLAQLTTEVVGLREIGSDYQRLADLVNYVSLNQDQERVAADVIARDTVSALRTITINRGARDGVRVGNPVVTGQGLIGRVVIVSANAARVQLINAEFSAISARLQTSRVEGAVIGQSSGNLRMTLLPQGANVQVGDLVLTSGLGGTLPPDIPIGQITSTRQFESDIEQSAEVRSFIDFDRLEIVLVITSFEPVDLSVFEPTPVAP from the coding sequence ATGCGCCGTAGAAGCACAGGCGTTCGGCTGCCGTTCTTCGGCCTGCTCCTGGCGCTTTGCATCGGGCTGATCGTGCTGAGCGGCGGCGGGGGTCTCGACGCCCTGCGCGGCATCGTCGAAATCCCGTTCAACTTCCTGGCCGGCCTTGTCAACCAGACCAGCAGCGGCGTCGAGCAGCTCACCAATCCTCAGCGCACCTACGAGGAACTCGCGCAGTACGCTGCCGACCTGGAGACCACCCTCGCCCAGTTGACCACCGAGGTCGTCGGCCTGCGCGAAATCGGTTCCGATTACCAGAGGTTGGCCGACCTCGTCAACTATGTCTCGCTCAATCAGGATCAGGAACGCGTAGCGGCGGATGTGATCGCCCGCGATACCGTGAGCGCCCTCCGAACCATCACCATTAACCGCGGTGCGCGCGATGGCGTGCGCGTTGGCAACCCGGTCGTCACGGGCCAGGGCCTGATCGGTCGAGTCGTCATCGTCAGCGCAAATGCCGCGCGAGTTCAGCTGATTAACGCCGAGTTCAGCGCCATCAGCGCGCGCCTGCAAACCAGCCGTGTCGAAGGCGCCGTGATCGGCCAGTCTTCCGGCAATCTGCGAATGACCCTGCTCCCACAGGGCGCCAACGTGCAGGTCGGTGATCTCGTGCTGACCAGCGGCCTTGGCGGTACACTGCCGCCAGACATTCCTATCGGGCAGATCACCAGCACCCGCCAGTTCGAATCAGACATCGAGCAAAGTGCTGAGGTCCGCAGCTTCATCGACTTCGACCGGCTCGAGATCGTCCTCGTGATCACCAGCTTCGAACCCGTGGACCTTTCGGTGTTCGAGCCAACGCCGGTCGCTCCGTAG
- the mreD gene encoding rod shape-determining protein MreD produces MGGFLSVPVLLIAAILQASLIPRLELPGGGPNLTYVIVLAWALNAPVGQAALWAFLGGLFNDILSAVPLGTSSLGLVLLVYLISGLGTQVYRLGLLLLIFMSVFGTFAYEFSRVVLVDFYQLVGYIPATAPLRISWGADLTATVFPTMVYNFALILPVYALLRLFQRRLPRSG; encoded by the coding sequence ATGGGTGGATTTCTCAGCGTTCCGGTGTTGTTGATCGCGGCAATTCTGCAGGCCAGCCTGATCCCGCGCCTTGAGCTTCCCGGCGGCGGACCTAATTTGACGTATGTCATCGTGCTGGCGTGGGCGCTCAACGCGCCGGTGGGTCAGGCTGCGCTGTGGGCCTTTCTGGGCGGCCTCTTTAATGACATCCTGTCGGCGGTCCCTCTAGGCACATCTTCACTGGGCCTCGTGCTGTTGGTCTACCTCATCAGCGGCCTCGGCACACAAGTGTACCGCTTGGGGCTTCTCCTATTGATCTTCATGAGTGTATTCGGGACGTTCGCCTACGAATTCAGCCGCGTTGTGCTGGTTGACTTCTATCAGCTGGTCGGCTACATACCTGCCACCGCGCCGCTGCGGATCAGCTGGGGCGCAGACCTGACTGCAACGGTCTTTCCGACAATGGTTTATAATTTCGCGCTGATCCTGCCGGTCTATGCGCTGCTGCGGCTGTTCCAGCGGCGGCTTCCCAGATCCGGCTAG
- a CDS encoding metal transporter gives MSQQDASSQEQDTLTDLRGAWGLALIPLLLLGLVLALLTTTGGGLTALSGPPIEHVVIERVILPGPGVIELTVVNDGPQPVTIPQVIVDDAYTYFTASPGTTIPRLGRATYTLSYPWVEEEAHAVVLLTSLGATFSTEIAAAVQSPQLSGSLLLQFALIGLYVGVVPVGLGMLWYPFMRRLSAQAMNFILALTVGLLIYLALGTWFDANEFAAELPAFWQGGPLVPLLALVSLGALLAVGATGKRAPELNLGLSYRIALGIGLHNLGEGLAIGAAFAAGEAALGTFLVLGFTLHNITEGVGIAAPIIRTNPGLRHFVLLIMLAGGPAILGTWLGGFAFDPVLATIFLAIGIGAILQVVWEVGRLVVRRSVSAGLSAFSPVNLLGVAAGLALMYFTAFMVKF, from the coding sequence ATGTCCCAGCAGGACGCATCGTCGCAGGAACAGGACACACTGACCGATTTGCGCGGCGCATGGGGTTTGGCGCTGATCCCACTGCTATTGCTTGGGTTGGTCCTGGCACTGCTGACGACAACCGGCGGCGGGCTTACGGCCCTGTCTGGGCCGCCGATTGAGCATGTCGTCATCGAGCGCGTAATTCTGCCGGGGCCGGGTGTGATCGAACTGACGGTCGTCAACGACGGCCCGCAGCCGGTCACCATTCCGCAGGTTATCGTCGACGACGCATATACGTACTTTACGGCCTCCCCCGGAACCACGATACCCCGCCTTGGCCGTGCGACCTATACCTTGAGCTATCCGTGGGTTGAAGAAGAGGCTCACGCCGTCGTGCTGCTGACCTCGCTTGGCGCAACGTTTTCCACCGAGATCGCCGCTGCCGTGCAGTCACCCCAGCTTTCAGGATCACTGCTACTTCAGTTTGCGCTGATCGGGTTATATGTCGGGGTCGTGCCGGTCGGCCTGGGCATGTTGTGGTATCCGTTCATGCGCCGCCTAAGCGCACAGGCGATGAACTTCATTCTGGCGCTTACGGTCGGCCTGTTGATCTATCTTGCGCTCGGAACGTGGTTTGATGCGAACGAATTTGCGGCGGAACTCCCGGCCTTCTGGCAGGGTGGTCCGCTGGTGCCGCTGCTTGCATTGGTATCCCTCGGCGCACTGCTTGCGGTCGGAGCGACAGGCAAGCGGGCGCCAGAGCTGAACCTCGGTCTGAGTTACCGCATTGCATTGGGGATCGGTCTGCACAACCTGGGCGAAGGGCTGGCGATTGGCGCGGCGTTTGCCGCAGGCGAGGCGGCGCTGGGCACCTTCCTGGTCCTCGGATTCACGCTGCACAATATCACAGAGGGTGTGGGCATTGCGGCCCCGATCATCCGCACCAACCCCGGCCTCCGGCATTTCGTACTGCTGATTATGCTTGCCGGCGGTCCGGCAATCCTGGGCACATGGCTGGGGGGATTCGCATTTGACCCCGTTCTGGCGACCATCTTCCTGGCTATTGGCATCGGCGCGATCCTGCAGGTCGTCTGGGAAGTTGGCCGCTTGGTTGTTCGCCGGTCGGTCAGCGCAGGGTTGAGTGCGTTCAGCCCGGTCAATCTGCTTGGGGTAGCGGCGGGGCTTGCCCTGATGTACTTCACTGCCTTTATGGTCAAGTTCTAG
- a CDS encoding multicopper oxidase domain-containing protein → MQKHKGRHSMNRRRFLGIGAGGTLGMIGQRLFTPALAQTAPTHRPEHPVTVADVQPTPHPGHQGAMLVGAVDHARNGFDPMQMLVDWDAGTLLSETTSDGRPIRQFDISAGDIEIEIAPGVFFPAWAYNARVPGPTIRCRQDDNLRINFSNFSTHPHTMHFHGFHPAEMDGIEGEYRGAIQPGENFTYTFDADPFGCHLYHCHALPLRRHIHKGMYGAFIIDPAAGRAPAREFMMMMNAFDTNFDGANELYAVNTVGHEFMRRPIPVKVGELVRIYLINIIEFDLLNSFHLHANFFDYYDTGTTLEPTLRLVDTIIQGQGQRGILEFRFRWPGRYMFHAHVSEFAELGWMGFFNAVQPQDFNAALAEVGLDAGWDHQSTNGSTALQA, encoded by the coding sequence ATGCAGAAACATAAAGGAAGGCACAGCATGAATCGCCGCCGATTTCTTGGCATTGGCGCGGGCGGGACGCTTGGCATGATCGGCCAACGTCTGTTTACGCCGGCTTTGGCACAAACTGCACCCACTCACCGTCCCGAACACCCCGTCACTGTGGCAGACGTGCAGCCGACACCACACCCAGGGCATCAAGGGGCGATGCTGGTCGGTGCCGTTGACCACGCACGCAACGGATTTGATCCAATGCAGATGCTGGTCGATTGGGATGCGGGTACGCTGCTGAGTGAAACCACCAGCGATGGCCGGCCTATTCGCCAGTTCGATATCTCGGCGGGCGACATCGAGATCGAAATCGCGCCTGGCGTGTTCTTTCCTGCCTGGGCCTACAACGCACGGGTACCCGGACCAACGATCCGCTGCAGGCAGGACGACAACCTGCGGATTAATTTCTCTAACTTCAGCACCCATCCCCACACCATGCACTTCCACGGTTTTCACCCGGCTGAAATGGATGGGATCGAGGGCGAGTACCGGGGCGCGATCCAGCCCGGCGAGAACTTCACCTACACCTTTGATGCGGACCCATTTGGCTGTCACTTATATCACTGCCACGCACTGCCGCTGAGGCGCCACATCCACAAAGGAATGTATGGCGCGTTCATAATTGACCCTGCTGCTGGTCGCGCCCCTGCGCGGGAATTCATGATGATGATGAACGCGTTCGATACCAACTTTGACGGTGCCAATGAACTGTATGCCGTCAACACCGTGGGGCACGAATTCATGCGCCGGCCTATTCCGGTCAAAGTAGGGGAGCTGGTTCGCATTTACCTGATAAACATCATCGAGTTCGACCTTTTGAATTCGTTCCATCTGCACGCGAACTTCTTCGATTACTACGACACCGGAACGACCCTGGAACCCACGCTGCGGCTGGTTGACACCATTATTCAGGGGCAGGGACAGCGCGGTATCCTGGAGTTTCGGTTCCGCTGGCCAGGGCGGTATATGTTCCACGCCCATGTGAGCGAGTTCGCGGAACTCGGCTGGATGGGGTTCTTCAATGCCGTGCAGCCACAGGACTTCAATGCGGCCCTGGCCGAAGTCGGACTGGATGCCGGCTGGGACCACCAATCGACCAACGGCTCCACTGCGCTGCAAGCCTAA
- the cadA gene encoding cadmium-translocating P-type ATPase — translation MEQRVYQVKGMDCAGCAREIEDGLRRLDGVDSATVDYMSCTLKLTGRAPFEDLQTRVQALGKSLVAPDEARPVKLDPARGGVLGFAAYLLSRDETRSALTGAFMVLVALVLSLMTSDPLIDFLIVGGMIFAAIPIARSGLNALWINRRFNINMLMTIAAVGAVVIGEYLEGAFVVILFSIGEALEGYTADRARSSIRSLLLLKPARANRVHGDHEHEIAADLLEIGDHVLVRPGEVIPADGTIAHGSSGINQAPVTGESVPVYKTEGDLVFAGTLNGDGMLRVHVTRTAADNTISRIIQLVEEAQSVRAPSQRMIDRFAAWYTPAVTVLALIVAVLPPLLFNAPFYDTAEGHGWLYRALALLVIACPCALVISTPVTVISAMTAAARRGILIKGGAFLEALGSLKALAFDKTGTLTTGRPQVYAIRGAVTEAGDQYDSDDVLALAAALEKRTGHPLAKAVVDEAKSKQLDSRYPAAEGVELIPGRGVRGVVAGRPVTIGSHAYFEEQHPHGTVLCEWAKGQEEIGHATMMVADGQQVIGALALGDTLRPEVPHLNVELASMGVHLAMLTGDHRKAAEAFAARSRIVTVRSELLPGQKVDALRELAAQHGAIGMVGDGINDAPALAAASVGIAMGGAGSPQALETADVALMADDLSGLPFAIRLSRFARSIIRQNIVLSFGLKAAFVVLALEGAASLWLAVAADVGMALLVTLNGMRPLRWGDK, via the coding sequence ATGGAACAGCGGGTGTATCAGGTCAAAGGCATGGACTGTGCCGGCTGCGCGCGCGAGATTGAGGACGGACTCCGGCGGCTGGATGGTGTTGACTCCGCGACCGTCGACTACATGAGCTGCACGCTCAAGCTCACCGGACGGGCGCCGTTTGAAGACCTCCAGACTCGCGTACAGGCACTCGGCAAGTCGCTCGTTGCGCCTGACGAAGCACGTCCGGTCAAGCTCGACCCTGCCCGCGGCGGCGTTTTGGGGTTCGCGGCCTATCTGTTATCTCGCGACGAGACCCGTTCCGCGCTCACCGGCGCGTTCATGGTACTGGTCGCGCTTGTCCTTTCGCTGATGACCTCCGATCCGCTGATCGACTTCCTGATTGTGGGCGGGATGATCTTCGCAGCCATTCCGATTGCCCGCAGCGGGCTGAATGCGCTGTGGATCAACCGGCGGTTCAACATCAATATGCTCATGACCATCGCGGCGGTCGGCGCTGTCGTGATCGGTGAATACCTCGAAGGCGCTTTCGTCGTGATCCTGTTCTCCATCGGCGAAGCGTTGGAAGGTTACACCGCGGACCGCGCACGCAGCAGTATCCGCTCCCTGCTGCTACTCAAGCCGGCCCGTGCCAACAGGGTACACGGTGACCATGAGCACGAGATTGCGGCCGACCTGCTGGAAATTGGCGACCATGTGCTGGTGCGCCCAGGTGAAGTCATCCCCGCCGACGGCACGATCGCGCATGGTTCGAGCGGGATCAATCAGGCGCCGGTAACTGGCGAGAGCGTTCCAGTCTACAAGACCGAGGGCGATCTGGTCTTTGCGGGGACGCTCAATGGCGACGGCATGCTGCGCGTCCACGTAACGCGCACCGCTGCCGACAACACCATCAGCCGCATCATCCAACTGGTCGAGGAGGCACAGAGCGTACGCGCGCCCAGCCAGCGAATGATCGACCGGTTTGCCGCATGGTATACGCCGGCAGTTACCGTGCTGGCGCTGATCGTCGCAGTACTCCCTCCACTGCTGTTCAACGCGCCGTTCTACGACACTGCCGAGGGCCACGGCTGGCTCTACCGTGCACTGGCTTTGCTGGTCATCGCCTGCCCGTGCGCCCTGGTCATCAGCACGCCGGTCACCGTGATTAGCGCGATGACAGCAGCGGCGCGGCGCGGAATCCTGATCAAGGGCGGTGCGTTCCTTGAAGCGCTTGGCAGCCTCAAAGCACTGGCGTTCGACAAGACCGGCACACTCACCACCGGAAGGCCGCAGGTTTACGCGATCCGCGGCGCAGTGACGGAGGCCGGAGACCAATATGACTCCGACGACGTTCTGGCGCTGGCCGCCGCACTTGAGAAGCGAACAGGACACCCGCTGGCCAAGGCAGTCGTGGACGAGGCGAAATCAAAACAGCTTGACAGCAGATATCCGGCGGCCGAAGGCGTCGAACTCATTCCGGGCCGCGGTGTGCGCGGCGTGGTAGCCGGCCGTCCGGTGACCATTGGCAGCCATGCCTATTTCGAAGAGCAGCACCCGCATGGCACGGTCTTGTGCGAATGGGCCAAGGGTCAGGAAGAAATTGGACACGCAACCATGATGGTCGCGGACGGCCAACAGGTCATCGGCGCGCTTGCGCTTGGCGATACGCTCCGGCCGGAAGTGCCGCACTTGAATGTCGAACTGGCGAGCATGGGCGTCCATTTGGCAATGTTGACCGGCGATCACAGGAAAGCGGCTGAAGCTTTCGCCGCGCGTTCACGCATCGTCACAGTCCGCTCGGAGCTACTGCCCGGGCAAAAGGTGGATGCGCTACGCGAACTTGCGGCGCAGCACGGCGCGATCGGGATGGTTGGAGACGGCATCAACGATGCTCCGGCTCTGGCCGCGGCGTCCGTAGGCATCGCGATGGGTGGCGCAGGCAGCCCGCAAGCCCTTGAAACCGCCGACGTCGCCTTGATGGCCGACGATCTTTCGGGGCTGCCGTTCGCGATCCGGCTGTCGCGGTTCGCCCGCTCGATCATCCGGCAGAATATCGTGCTGAGCTTCGGATTGAAGGCTGCGTTCGTCGTCCTCGCGCTCGAAGGCGCCGCGTCACTCTGGCTGGCGGTCGCGGCAGACGTCGGGATGGCACTCCTGGTCACCCTGAACGGCATGCGTCCGCTGCGCTGGGGCGATAAGTAG
- a CDS encoding SWIM zinc finger family protein — protein sequence MLPKHIKQVQRRSRHLRARKVGLSIMVDSATEVPGRYVVTIRYNPTSDTITAYCSCNWGNHHGVACSHVMAALEMMAAQKGRSLSYWLTEDEARRQRHKRFYLTRGDDAEGVWITSRPTPRANVKPQRIAA from the coding sequence ATGCTTCCCAAACACATCAAGCAAGTCCAGCGCCGCAGCCGCCATCTCCGTGCCCGGAAGGTGGGCCTGAGCATCATGGTAGATAGCGCGACCGAAGTGCCGGGGCGCTACGTTGTCACCATCCGCTACAACCCGACCTCCGACACCATTACCGCCTACTGCTCGTGCAATTGGGGCAATCACCACGGCGTCGCGTGTAGTCACGTCATGGCCGCCCTGGAAATGATGGCCGCGCAAAAGGGGCGTTCGCTTTCGTACTGGCTGACTGAGGACGAAGCGCGCCGCCAGCGCCACAAACGCTTCTACCTGACGCGCGGCGATGATGCCGAAGGCGTGTGGATTACCAGCCGGCCAACCCCTCGCGCGAACGTCAAGCCGCAGCGGATCGCGGCTTAA
- a CDS encoding glycosyltransferase family 2 protein: MSRLAAIVLTYNEHSHIAECLKSVEFVDLRIVFDSFSTDDTVTIARECGAEVVQQPFVNYADQRNAALDTVKGRADWVLFVDADERVTPDLAAAVRDSLSLGAAYAGWRIARHNFIFGRLTRGAGWFPDYQTRLLRVGAAHYDPERKVHEVVILDGPLGTIDSPIIHYNYRDFAQFAAKQRRYTAYEAKILFEQGIRPKPRNFILQPIRHFKWRYIELGGWRDGLHGLRLSALMAYYEFRKYRELATLWRNASA; the protein is encoded by the coding sequence ATGAGCCGTCTTGCCGCGATTGTCCTGACCTACAATGAACACTCGCACATCGCAGAATGTCTTAAGTCGGTGGAGTTTGTGGACCTGCGGATTGTGTTCGACTCGTTCAGCACGGATGACACCGTGACCATAGCGCGTGAATGCGGCGCCGAGGTCGTGCAACAGCCGTTCGTCAATTATGCCGACCAGCGCAATGCCGCCCTCGACACCGTAAAGGGCCGCGCCGATTGGGTGCTATTTGTCGATGCCGACGAGCGCGTTACACCTGACTTGGCCGCCGCTGTCCGTGACTCCCTGTCGTTGGGGGCCGCGTATGCCGGGTGGCGAATCGCCCGTCACAATTTTATCTTTGGCAGACTGACGCGTGGGGCAGGGTGGTTTCCGGACTACCAGACGCGGCTCCTGCGGGTCGGCGCGGCGCACTACGACCCGGAACGCAAAGTGCACGAAGTGGTCATCCTCGACGGTCCGCTGGGCACAATCGACTCGCCGATTATCCATTACAACTATCGCGACTTCGCGCAGTTCGCGGCAAAACAGCGCCGCTATACCGCCTATGAAGCGAAAATTCTGTTTGAGCAGGGCATACGCCCCAAGCCGCGTAACTTCATCCTGCAGCCGATCCGGCACTTCAAATGGCGATACATCGAATTGGGGGGCTGGCGCGACGGACTGCACGGCCTGCGTCTATCCGCGCTGATGGCCTACTACGAATTCCGTAAATACCGCGAACTTGCGACACTGTGGCGTAACGCGTCGGCATAA